In Ananas comosus cultivar F153 linkage group 10, ASM154086v1, whole genome shotgun sequence, the following proteins share a genomic window:
- the LOC109716480 gene encoding potassium channel KAT1-like isoform X2, translating into MLRLWRLRRVSSLFARLEKDIRFNYFWTRCTKLVMVTLFAVHCAGCFYYLLADRYPDPQRTWIGAVMPNFKSESLWITYVTAIYWSITTLTTTGYGDLHAENPREMLFDIFYMLFNLGLTAYLIGNMTNLVVHGTSRTRNFRDAIQAASEFAARNKLTEHIKDQMLFHICLRFKTDGLKQHETLTGLPKGIRSSIAYHLFFPVVQKVYLFQGVSSNFIFQLVTEMQAEYFPPKEDVILQNEAPSDIYILVSGTVELRASIDGIEQVLGKVAAGDIFGETGVLLNRPQSFTYRTTEISQLLRLSKNTVTNIIRENIEDGTIVMKNLFQKLKLHESPSARVQQNDSEFSTPPFDGNRVQTQLMLTSEAENHEISAINGFPRCGSDANSTNADGRTALYRPVQKDQFNIVTVLPEGGAYMDKQAKEDNHLHLSSNRNRAEFVEDHLIEIPMKIIGKSNTDKGDWERSQVIAHSRFSEITTDTRSSSGRYLVDNNNAKSTNKRVTIHMHPQQPKSSRIRNGKLINLPGSLEELFTTARQKFPGYYPITVVNQEYAEIDDITVIHDGDHLFFLET; encoded by the exons ATGCTTAGACTTTGGCGTCTTCGTCGAGTCAGTTCCTTATTCGCAAG GCTCGAGAAGGATATCCGGTTCAACTATTTCTGGACTCGATGCACAAAACTTGTTATG GTTACTCTTTTTGCCGTACACTGTGCTGGCTGCTTCTACTACTTACTTGCCGATAGATACCCTGATCCACAGAGAACATGGATAGGTGCAGTAATGCCAAACTTCAAATCAGAAAGTCTGTGGATCACATATGTCACTGCAATTTACTGGTCTATTACGACTTTGACGACGACTGGTTACGGCGACTTACATGCTGAGAATCCAAGAGAAATGCTGTTTGACATCTTTTACATGCTATTTAATTTGGGCTTAACAGCATACCTCATTGGCAATATGACGAACCTTGTTGTCCATGGAACAAGCCGCACCAGAAATTTC AGGGATGCAATCCAGGCTGCTTCTGAATTCGCCGCACGGAATAAGCTAACAGAACACATAAAAGATCAAATGTTATTCCACATATGCCTAAGGTTCAAGACAGATGGCCTCAAACAACACGAAACCTTGACCGGTCTACCCAAAGGAATTCGGTCAAGCATAGCATACCACTTGTTCTTCCCCGTCGTACAGAAAGTCTATCTTTTCCAAGGAGTTTCCTCTAATTTCATTTTTCAACTG GTTACAGAAATGCAGGCCGAGTATTTTCCTCCTAAAGAAGATGTAATTCTTCAGAATGAAGCTCCATCAGACATTTACATATTGGTATCAGGAACAGTG GAATTGAGAGCAAGCATCGATGGGATCGAACAA GTTCTTGGAAAAGTAGCTGCTGGGGACATATTTGGAGAGACAGGGGTTCTCTTAAACAGGCCACAATCCTTTACTTATCGTACGACTGAAATTTCACAACTATTGAGACTAAGCAAAAATACAGTCACGAACATTATTCGAGAAAATATAGAAGACGGGACAATTGTAATGAAGAACCTTTTCCAG AAGCTGAAGCTGCATGAAAGCCCATCTGCTAGAGTGCAGCAGAATGATTCGGAATTTTCCACCCCACCATTTGACGGAAATCGGGTTCAAACACAGCTGATGTTGACATCAGAAGCAGAAAATCATGAAATAAGTGCAATTAATGGATTTCCAAGGTGTGGAAGTGATGCAAATTCAACAAATGCAGATGGCAGAACAGCCCTTTATAGGCCTGTCCAAAAGGATCAATTCAATATAGTCACTGTTTTGCCTGAAGGAGGGGCATACATGGACAAACAAGCAAAGGAAGACAACCATCTACATTTGTCGAGTAACAGAAACAGGGCAGAATTTGTAGAAGACCATCTAATTGAAATACCAATGAAAATCATTGGAAAAAGTAATACAGATAAAGGTGATTGGGAGAGAAGCCAAGTGATCGCGCACTCTAGGTTTTCTGAGATAACAACAGATACACGTTCATCAAGCGGCAGATACTTGGTTGACAACAACAATGCGAAATCAACCAACAAAAGAGTTACCATTCATATGCATCCTCAACAGCCGAAAAGTTCAAGAATAAGGAATGGAAAACTAATAAATCTACCTGGTTCCCTTGAGGAGCTTTTTACGACTGCTA GGCAGAAGTTTCCTGGCTATTATCCAATTACAGTGGTCAATCAAGAGTACGCAGAAATAGACGATATTACAGTGATTCATGACGGGGACCATTTGTTTTTCCTGGAGACATGA
- the LOC109716480 gene encoding potassium channel KAT3-like isoform X1, giving the protein MTLTWARSYLECFCVDGFPMENKSNDFSGDLLPSLGATINQSIKLRKFIISPYDPRYRAWEMFLIVLVIYSAWICPFELAFLRHLAHKLFVVENIVNIFFAVDIVLTFFVAYLDRKSYLLVDNPKRIASRYLSSWFIFDVCSTAPFQPISLLFRTHEDGLAFKILNMLRLWRLRRVSSLFARLEKDIRFNYFWTRCTKLVMVTLFAVHCAGCFYYLLADRYPDPQRTWIGAVMPNFKSESLWITYVTAIYWSITTLTTTGYGDLHAENPREMLFDIFYMLFNLGLTAYLIGNMTNLVVHGTSRTRNFRDAIQAASEFAARNKLTEHIKDQMLFHICLRFKTDGLKQHETLTGLPKGIRSSIAYHLFFPVVQKVYLFQGVSSNFIFQLVTEMQAEYFPPKEDVILQNEAPSDIYILVSGTVELRASIDGIEQVLGKVAAGDIFGETGVLLNRPQSFTYRTTEISQLLRLSKNTVTNIIRENIEDGTIVMKNLFQKLKLHESPSARVQQNDSEFSTPPFDGNRVQTQLMLTSEAENHEISAINGFPRCGSDANSTNADGRTALYRPVQKDQFNIVTVLPEGGAYMDKQAKEDNHLHLSSNRNRAEFVEDHLIEIPMKIIGKSNTDKGDWERSQVIAHSRFSEITTDTRSSSGRYLVDNNNAKSTNKRVTIHMHPQQPKSSRIRNGKLINLPGSLEELFTTARQKFPGYYPITVVNQEYAEIDDITVIHDGDHLFFLET; this is encoded by the exons ATGACCCTCACTTGGGCAAGATCCTATTTAGAATGTTTCTGTGTCGACGGGTTCCCAATGGAAAACAAAAGCAACGACTTCTCTGGCGACCTACTGCCATCTCTTGGAGCAACAATAAACCAATCAATCAAGCTGAGAAAGTTCATCATTTCTCCTTATGATCCTCGTTATAG AGCCTGGGAGATGTTCCTGATCGTCCTAGTTATTTATTCCGCATGGATCTGCCCATTCGAACTAGCATTTCTGAGGCACTTGGCACACAAACTTTTCGTAGTTGAGAACATTGTAAATATCTTCTTCGCGGTTGATATTGTCCTCACTTTCTTTGTGGCTTATCTAGATCGCAAATCATATCTTTTAGTGGATAATCCAAAGAGAATAGCCTCCAG GTACCTGTCCTCCTGGTTCATCTTTGATGTCTGTTCGACAGCTCCATTTCAACCAATTAGCCTCCTGTTTAGAACTCATGAAGACGGCCTTGCCTTTAAGATACTCAACATGCTTAGACTTTGGCGTCTTCGTCGAGTCAGTTCCTTATTCGCAAG GCTCGAGAAGGATATCCGGTTCAACTATTTCTGGACTCGATGCACAAAACTTGTTATG GTTACTCTTTTTGCCGTACACTGTGCTGGCTGCTTCTACTACTTACTTGCCGATAGATACCCTGATCCACAGAGAACATGGATAGGTGCAGTAATGCCAAACTTCAAATCAGAAAGTCTGTGGATCACATATGTCACTGCAATTTACTGGTCTATTACGACTTTGACGACGACTGGTTACGGCGACTTACATGCTGAGAATCCAAGAGAAATGCTGTTTGACATCTTTTACATGCTATTTAATTTGGGCTTAACAGCATACCTCATTGGCAATATGACGAACCTTGTTGTCCATGGAACAAGCCGCACCAGAAATTTC AGGGATGCAATCCAGGCTGCTTCTGAATTCGCCGCACGGAATAAGCTAACAGAACACATAAAAGATCAAATGTTATTCCACATATGCCTAAGGTTCAAGACAGATGGCCTCAAACAACACGAAACCTTGACCGGTCTACCCAAAGGAATTCGGTCAAGCATAGCATACCACTTGTTCTTCCCCGTCGTACAGAAAGTCTATCTTTTCCAAGGAGTTTCCTCTAATTTCATTTTTCAACTG GTTACAGAAATGCAGGCCGAGTATTTTCCTCCTAAAGAAGATGTAATTCTTCAGAATGAAGCTCCATCAGACATTTACATATTGGTATCAGGAACAGTG GAATTGAGAGCAAGCATCGATGGGATCGAACAA GTTCTTGGAAAAGTAGCTGCTGGGGACATATTTGGAGAGACAGGGGTTCTCTTAAACAGGCCACAATCCTTTACTTATCGTACGACTGAAATTTCACAACTATTGAGACTAAGCAAAAATACAGTCACGAACATTATTCGAGAAAATATAGAAGACGGGACAATTGTAATGAAGAACCTTTTCCAG AAGCTGAAGCTGCATGAAAGCCCATCTGCTAGAGTGCAGCAGAATGATTCGGAATTTTCCACCCCACCATTTGACGGAAATCGGGTTCAAACACAGCTGATGTTGACATCAGAAGCAGAAAATCATGAAATAAGTGCAATTAATGGATTTCCAAGGTGTGGAAGTGATGCAAATTCAACAAATGCAGATGGCAGAACAGCCCTTTATAGGCCTGTCCAAAAGGATCAATTCAATATAGTCACTGTTTTGCCTGAAGGAGGGGCATACATGGACAAACAAGCAAAGGAAGACAACCATCTACATTTGTCGAGTAACAGAAACAGGGCAGAATTTGTAGAAGACCATCTAATTGAAATACCAATGAAAATCATTGGAAAAAGTAATACAGATAAAGGTGATTGGGAGAGAAGCCAAGTGATCGCGCACTCTAGGTTTTCTGAGATAACAACAGATACACGTTCATCAAGCGGCAGATACTTGGTTGACAACAACAATGCGAAATCAACCAACAAAAGAGTTACCATTCATATGCATCCTCAACAGCCGAAAAGTTCAAGAATAAGGAATGGAAAACTAATAAATCTACCTGGTTCCCTTGAGGAGCTTTTTACGACTGCTA GGCAGAAGTTTCCTGGCTATTATCCAATTACAGTGGTCAATCAAGAGTACGCAGAAATAGACGATATTACAGTGATTCATGACGGGGACCATTTGTTTTTCCTGGAGACATGA